The Fusarium keratoplasticum isolate Fu6.1 chromosome 4, whole genome shotgun sequence genome contains the following window.
AAGATCAGCAAGAAAGGCTCGATTAGCTGCCCTTGGCGAGATCACCCGACTCATGATTGACTACGGCGCCAACGTGGACCCTTCGAACGTGGAAGCAGCCATCAAACTCTTGGCGGCGGAGCCAGATAGAGACTACGTCTTGAGTCGCCCAGCGTGGTCGGTACACCAAGCCGTTTACTCGGCTTTACGCAGGATGAAGGATGACAGGGCATCCCGGAAGCTTGAGTTTGACAAAGAGCATCAACGATATCTAGGAGGGGGCGCCCTCAAGTTGAACCAGGACCTACCCATTGAGCGTCTTCCATATCGACGAGGACCTCTGGATCGCGTACTTAACCGTGAGTTAAGCAGGCGTAGAAGTTTTATCTATGTAAGAGATTAAGGAATGGGATTTCATAATAGAGTTGTAAGATTTAGATTGCTCTCCTATTTACTGAGCGAATTAACACCGAAGTCTGCATTTAACAGTGGGCAGATAGAAGTTAGTCGCTTGTGAGAAGGCCTGCTCTAAGGAAGCCTCTGATGTGATAGTTGGTGTGATATCCCTAATCTCATCCTAAGGTGCGTAGCCGCCGCCGCTATCTACGGCAAAGGCAATAGTTATATCTAGGCAGTGTTACATCTAGGCAGTAGAAAGACTAAAAACAGGCTACTATATTAGCATTGGGATAAAATGCCATGATGTGTTAACATTGAAGTTTTTGATATAGTTAAAGCCCGGCCATTAATAagataactgagccagaagataGGGAGAAACAGAGTCACGGATACACGTATGAGCGGTCACTGTTGGAACTCTTAATAGAAGCACAGGATGTACTTGTCTCATTCAGGCCAACCTTTACCATACCTAAGTTAGTTTCCCACTTCTACAATCTTTCCGAACTAGGAAAGGGAACCAATTACAAATAGGAAGCCAATAATCGGACCAAGATGCCAACCATCATGGACAAAATATCGGTAAGGACATATGAGAATAGAGACGCCCATGTCACATCTTGATGATCTAGGCAGTACGAGTCGATCAACATGGAATCCAAGCTGCTAACTCTCCGAATGGAGCCACTTACACCCAATCTTTCATGCCTAGACTCGAGTCTGGTCATTAGGCTCCCCAAAACCTCGCCCAAGCTCGGGCAAAGatattcttcttcttcaaagCCTCCCTATCACTCTCTTGGCCAAGCCCCTCCTCCCAGAACCGACATTCCTCATCAATGGCCTGCTTCTGCCCGTCGGCATAGATATCGACAGTAGTGGCGTTTGCCATACGGGTACCCTTGAAAATCTTCCAGAACAAGAACATGAAGGTGAACCACGCCAGACCAAAGTAACTAGTAATGAACCCCTTTGTCGACCATGGCTTGAAGGTGTCGAAACCGATAAAGATGGTGGTCAGGGTACCAAGAAGGATGGACAAATATGGCGACCAAGATGCGCAGGGGACGGTATAGGGGAACACAATGCCTGGCACTGGCTGTGCCACGGATCGTCTGAAGAGCGACTTTTTGAAGTGGTTCTCACCCTGACGAACAATCCCCTGTGCCTTGAGAGCGCGGCACCAGCCGAGGAAAACCCACGACATGGCTGTGGCATTGATGACAAGGGCGACGGTGGTAAGGTCCACGAACCAAGAGAAGACCTCTCCTGCGCTATTGGATGCGACGAGGAAAGACAACagcgagatgatggtgacaGCTGTGACACAGACCCATGGCACGCCACTCTTTGTACACTTCAAGAAGAGCTTGGGTGCCCGTCCGTCCTGGGCAAGTGAGTAGAGGGTTCGGCTGGAAGAGTACAGATAGGCGTTGCCACAAGACCAGCCGgagagaaggatgagaaAGTTGATGAGGCCGGGCAAGAAGCCCTTGATGCCGAGGTTCAAAAGACCTAGAACCCAGGGAGATGCCGCTGCACCAGCCTCGCCGGATTCGATCGCGCCCAGGAGTCGCGAGTCGCGCGAGTTGCACAGGATACCCACGGCGAGGATTCCCACAATGTAGAACAACAGAATACGGGCGGCAATCATCTTGGCAACGCGGGGAATCGTCTTTCGCGGGTTCTGGATCTCGCCAGCTGCCAGGGAGATGATATCGGGACCTCCAATGGTAAAGACGGCGTACCTGACCGATATACAGATGCTCAAAAAGATACCAGTAGCACCCTCAGTGTAGTAAGGATGCGCCATGTCGCCGTTCTTCCAGTTGCGAAACCCATAGGCCTCACCCGTGGGATTTGCTCCGACCATGGTGAAAAAGGTCGCCAGGATCAAGCCGATCAGCAGAAGGATCTTGGTAGAGCCCATGACGAACTCGGCTTCTCCATACCACCTTTGTGATTCTGTCAGTGACTCCGAATGTAGTTAAGAGTATCTAACTCGCTTACCTGACTGCAACCATGTTCAGAAAGAAGCATACCACCATAGCCATGGCGATCCACACAGCTGGGTTGATGTCGGTGTTCCAATACTGCATGACGGTAGCCACGGCAGAGTACTCGGTGCACACCAACATGGCACCGGCGTAAAAGTAGGTCCAGCCCATGGCAAAGCCCAAGGCGGGGTCGACGAAACGAGCGGCGAGTTCGTAGATGGAGCCACGGATTGGAAGCCACGCCAGCATCTCGGCAATGTTGACACAGGTTGGCCAGATGAATCCGAGGCCGTAAATCAGATAACCTATGAGCAGTGGGAGCGGGCCAGCCTTGGATAGAACTCCACCGACGCCGACGAAGAGGCCGACGCCGATGCCACCGGCGATGGTCATCAGCTGAACGTGACGTGGGGTCAAGCCGCGACGAGTTTGTAGCACAGTGGTAGGGACGTGGTCCCCGGCGAAAGTCGAAACGTTGTCATCGCCGGTATCCTTTTTGAGCGAGGCGGTCATGATGGCAGATGGAGGATCAAAGAAAGAGAACCAATGCTCGCCTTTGGTAGCtgggcaaggaggaggaactgATGATAGGGACTGTGGCGGGGATGATCAAGGTCCTTATAGGCATGAGAATCGATGCTCAACAGGAGATTGGCAAGGCTCATATCTGCGGAAAGACGACAAGTTGTCCCTTGGCAAGGACAAACCTCCAGGCCGCCACCCTGATCGGCTCGCCGGGCCAAGGATGGGACTCTCTGCTAGCAAAGAAGACCGGATAGATAACCTGACTCGTAGACATGGGGTCTAATCAATAGTTTGCCCCCTCAAGCGTAGCACGAACGATTTAGACCCCGCCTACCCCATGGAGTAAGAATCTGAGCAATAGGATGCCTCTGTTTAACAACTCCAAATCTAGGTTAGCGTTATCGTCACCTGCTTATCTCCCGATGGAGATAACCCATCCTTGTCATACTCTATATGGCAAGACTAGCACTACAACACCTGATTGAGACTGAGGACACTTCCGAACGACGACCGCCGACTTGCAAGAACCAGAATGGCCGTTATCAAAGGTATAATAGTGAAGAAATGGATGGCGACCATGGCAGCATCGGTACCTCCTATTCACGACCAACCTACTGCTGACCATGAGCAACCCATGCGACAAGGCAAGAGACCGGCTCCTGGCCATCGCTCAAACTCTCCAGAGTCCAGACCCCAACTATGGTCTGCCGCAAGAGTTCATGACGAAGCTCAGGGCGGCCCTCGTCGCTGACCCATTGCTCCCAAGGGCTGACCCATCTGTCTCCCTATGGCAGGAACCCCCTCATCCCAGTGTCTCCAACATCCAGTCGCCCAGTCTTCCTCGGTTTGCCGACTTTGTCGTCATCGGCTCTGGAATCACCGGGTGCAGCGTCACCAAGTCCCTCCTCGAAGATGATTCCCTACACCCCGCAAGCCGTGTCGTGGTCTTGGAGGCGCGCACCCTCACGAGCGGTGCCACTGGCCGTAACGGCGGCCAACTCGTCTCGCCAGTCGGTCATACATACAGCGCTTTGTGTCGACGACACGGAGAAGACGCGGCGAAGGAGATCTCTCGCTTCAGTCTCATGAACATTGATCGGGTCATGTCCATGGTCAAGGACCTGGATCCCGAACTCCAGGCTGCCAGCGAGATCCGCAAAGTTTCCAAAGTGATGGTCTCTGGAGACAAGGAGACTTGGGAAGTCTCAAGGAAGTCACTGGATGCTTTCCGAGATGCGATACCCGAGCACCGAGCGCTTCATGGCGTGACCGAGAAGGAAGATCTTGCCGAGGTATGCCCCGTATCGTCTCTTATATGGACGACAAGAACTGACTGTCCGCCCCTTTTCAAGTTGAATATCAAGAACGGATTTGGAGTCATCCAGCATCAAGTTGGCGCACTCTGGCCATATCGTCTCATCACCGGAATCTTTGAGCGCCTCCTCGCCCAACACCCCGGCCGTCTGTCGATCGAGACCAACACACCCGCCACCAACGTAAAGTTCCTCCCGGAATCCGAGTCTGAATACCCATATGCAATCGAGACACCACGGGGAACTATTCGTAGCAAGCAGGTGATCCATTGCACGAATGCAAACGCTGCACACCTCTTGCGTCCACTTGCGGGAAGACTGTACCCGTATCGCGGACCGATGTCAGTGCAGAAGGCTGGTCCATACCTGGAGCACCGCGGCAACCAACGTTCATGGAGTTGCCTGGTCAAGTCGAAGTTGGACCCGGTGACTGGCTTCTTTCACAGCGGCTTGTACTACCTCCAACAGCACGGCACCACTGGAGATATCTGGGTTGGCACTGACTACTCCAACTTGTTTGATGTCTTGACTTCCGACGATACTTCCGTTCCAGGTCAGGCAGTTGAAGCCCTGTTGCGTTTTCTCCCCGAATACTTTACCAAAGGATGGCCGACTAGCGAGCTTCCAGAACTTAAAGGAGTGTGGACTGGCCTTCAGGGGCATACATCCGATGGCATACCGCTGGTGGGCCGACTGACCAAGGATATGTCCGGCAGGGACGGCGATGGTGAATGGTTCGCCGGAGGCTACAGCGGATACGGAATGGATAAGGCATGGATGACTGGCGAGGCGCTCTGTAGCATGATCACTCGTGATGTTGTCCCAGACTGGCTGCCAAAGGCCTTCCTCATGACCAAGGAGCGACTTCAACAAGACGTGACAGTCGAGAAATCCGTAGCTAAATGGGTTTCAATTGCAAAGACAGGAGACTGGTGAAGAGAGTAGCTAGCCAACTTTACATCAACAGGATCACCCCATGAGTGTGCTCAACTCCTTCTGTGTGCAAATATCCAGCCAATACACATCAGACTGCCCTTCATCCAGAGCACTCCAGATACTCGTGACGAGCTCCAGAACATTGGCTACCTTGCGCAGCGGAAGCACAGCCGCGTATGCTGACAGCCGACTCCTGACGAAGCTCCTGGCGCGGGCCACCTCGATGACGCTCCGGCCAAGCCCCCGAGCCTGATCATCTACCGCGCCCAGCGAAGCGACGTCCTGCGGCCCGCGGCGTAGCTCGTTGGAAACAGCAACAAAAATGAGGGGCTGGATGCTTCGGCTTCTGGACTCAAAGGGGATTTCGCGGACGAGATCCAGAGTGTGCAATGCCAGACTGGTCATCCACGAGTCCATCTCGGCTCTGCTTGGGATCTTGGATGGAGGCTGCGGGGAGAGGATGTGCTCCTTATCCCACGGACGATACCGCTCTGCGAGGAGATCAGGGAACACGCGGTATATCTGTAGTAGTCCGACATATTGATAAGCTTCGTCTATCTTGGCCAGGTGCGCCAATGTAGTTCTCGGATCCCCCATGTCTTGCAACCTTGAAGTATCCAACGGCCTGTATGGGAGCAGTCGTTTCTCCAAGATGCGAGCCTCTCGAATCTGGCTCTTGAAAAAGTCCAAGTCTGCCTCCGTGACAAACTTGATGGCTGAGACTCGACGACGGTATTGATATACCAGTCTTCCGATATCGGCGAGCATCCTGACTGTCTGACCTGATACCCCAACAAAAGGGTGTAAGGCAGTCTCATTGACCGGCTCTTCCGGTCCGATGAAGGGATTGTCAGTGGTTGACGTGTCAGCGAAGAAAGAGAGCAGCATCCTCCAATAGTCGACTGAAGTCTGGAAGAACCTGGCGATATACCTGGAGTCTTCCCCTGTGGCTGTCGCAACCCGGTCATGCACCAACTTCTGTGTCGCTTGGAATCGCTCCTCGGACATGTTCCTAGGATTATGCCAGGTAGCGGAGTGGCAAAGAAGAACTGTTGACAGGAGTTCGACCTCTGGGTGATCCGAGGAGCTACTGaggtcttcttcaaggcACTGCAGCGCTAAAAGGCGTTCTTCGGTCGCCGTTGCGGATAGCTCAGGGAACCCACTGGTCAGGCAAGCTGCAGCCATGCTTTGCATTGTGTGGTAGAGGACTCTAGATGACTGCCAAGCCTTTTCGACCACGACACGCATAAAGTTTGATTGGCTGTCCCAGGCGCAGAATAGTGATATGACTTCTTTGATGAAGAAATCTGAGAGAGCGGTGGGGAGGTTGCTGAGCTCCCTTGGCAGTGTTGAAAACATTTGTATCATCTGCCCCGAGTCTTGGTTAATATGATGATTGGAGGCACATGAACTTGAGCTTATGCTATGGGGATATCGTTGGGTTTCTGCATCCACCCAATTCTCGCTGATGGCATGGCTCGTAGGCATGTCGGCAAAGCCACTgtccaagatcaagggtTCACCCAAGGTCAGGGGGTATTCCATAGGGCTGTATCCTTGGAAACCCCATTGAGAGTCTGAAAGCTCATATCCTAGGCCTGGATATTGTGAGGCGCCTGGCTGCGTAGGGGACGGTAGATAACTGCCGTCTCCCAAGTTGGGAAACAGGGAGAGAAGGCTCAAACCTGAGGACCCGGATGTCCCCGCGAGTTCTTGGTCGCCTGAGGCAGTACCAGCCTGTAGACAAGCCTGAGCCCCTTTGGTTACTGACGGCTTCTGACCACGGCTTGAGCCAGCAGAGTTCTGATGGAGCTGGTTCTTAGCAGACCATCGCAGGTTAAAGACGTATCCGGGACATTGGTTCCCAGATTCCTCGCACCGTCTACACCCGGGCTTTCTTTGATCGCATTTAAGCTGATTTTCACCGTCAGCGCCTCGATGTGTCTCGACGCCAGGTCCATCGACCGACCTACCCTCTTGGCCTTGCACTGTGTGCACCCGTGGCGCGACCTCGAGTGTGTCAGACGATAAAGGGTGCTCATGGTTGGCAAGAACAGCAGTGAGGTGTAATGATGGCAGCAAATCAAGATCGTCCAGGGAGTGAAAGGTGATATAAGGAAGATGTTAGATATCATGAAGGGTTGCCGTCGTGATTAGACTAAGAAGGGGGTCAATGCCTGAGGCACCAAACCCCGCGATAACGGTCCACCCCCGCTTGTTAGCGGCTGGGCTTAACTCCCAAATAGGTTCCAACTACCGGGCTATCTTGAGTGTTTTGTCAAGGCGACCCCCTTGTGAGCTGAACCCCTTTGACACCCCATTAGTCAATGCATAGGTTAGGATAAGGGTTATGGCTAGGGTAGGGTTGGGATTCGGGTTATGGTTGGTTAGGGTTATGGTTAGGATTAGTCTATGATTGGTTCAAAGTGCAAAGGGGGTTGGCGGACAAGGGGGTCGGGGGGTTGTCTTGACTGTATACATGTATACACGGCCATCTTTGAAGACATGGAAGTTATACAACCCTTTGCACTATGCTTGATTTTCATTATTGCCAACCAACTCCTTCGTCCGCCGGTTTATCGCCATAGCTAATGATATTCTCCAATTATTCAACAGCGAGGTCAaccaactttgatgagagTGTATTGTTGCTGTTGACAAGTGATGTGGCGCTGGAAGAGTTTCCTGAGCATATGAGGACGTGATATACTCTGGGGGGGAACTTAGGTGTGAAAGCATGCTAATAGTACTAGTATACTACCAGTAGATCCTTGTAGAATATCGGTGAAAGTAGAATAGAAACCCCCTTTAATGCTATATTCCGTCCTCATCGTTTGATTTGACTATTGTTCGATGACACTCGGAGATAGGAAATTCGGCTGAACTGGCGAATCCCGTCAATATGAAGAAGCACTTGCCGATAATATGAGACTACTCTTTGGTACATCTTAAATTCAGTTTCCTATAGACTACCGGAATCTGCTACTGCCATTGTTGTAGCAGAGCCGTGATCAACTTGCATACTATAACGATTCAAGCTCATTAAGACGTAAACGCTCTTCCGAGGGTACGCTTTCTCAAGCTCTTTCCTGTCGACTTGGTCTCCAAGACAGCAACACTCAGCTCTGGCAGGCTAAACTTGAAAATTCCATCCTTATCAGCCTCAAGGACTGTAGTTGTGCT
Protein-coding sequences here:
- a CDS encoding putative general amino acid permease (putative general amino acid permease [Fusarium proliferatum]), with the translated sequence MTASLKKDTGDDNVSTFAGDHVPTTVLQTRRGLTPRHVQLMTIAGGIGVGLFVGVGGVLSKAGPLPLLIGYLIYGLGFIWPTCVNIAEMLAWLPIRGSIYELAARFVDPALGFAMGWTYFYAGAMLVCTEYSAVATVMQYWNTDINPAVWIAMAMVVCFFLNMVAVRWYGEAEFVMGSTKILLLIGLILATFFTMVGANPTGEAYGFRNWKNGDMAHPYYTEGATGIFLSICISVRYAVFTIGGPDIISLAAGEIQNPRKTIPRVAKMIAARILLFYIVGILAVGILCNSRDSRLLGAIESGEAGAAASPWVLGLLNLGIKGFLPGLINFLILLSGWSCGNAYLYSSSRTLYSLAQDGRAPKLFLKCTKSGVPWVCVTAVTIISLLSFLVASNSAGEVFSWFVDLTTVALVINATAMSWVFLGWCRALKAQGIVRQGENHFKKSLFRRSVAQPVPGIVFPYTVPCASWSPYLSILLGTLTTIFIGFDTFKPWSTKGFITSYFGLAWFTFMFLFWKIFKGTRMANATTVDIYADGQKQAIDEECRFWEEGLGQESDREALKKKNIFARAWARFWGA